A single region of the Nocardioides aquaticus genome encodes:
- a CDS encoding LysM peptidoglycan-binding domain-containing protein — protein sequence MLVALVVGAPLVLLAWVGNPWPAGGWSEVQLLTNRSILGALAVVGWLAWAQMAACILIELAGAVGGKAPQRVRFASGGQQQFARVLVTSVIALGIGGGIGASIVAPSLAATTAATPQPETAPTTSHTVERRDVGQVAPGPTVTIDRDTTVWKLAEVYLDDGSRWRELLDLNRGEALSDGTVLTQATQTVPTGSTLRLSADAHVNDAPTSQRDQKDHRDRQDGIYTVNPNDTLWDIAEAKLDDPARYMELYEASTGTLQPGGDHLVDPDHIEVGWKITIPGGGTAHDGGDRDHGNRGGQDEHGDRGDDGSGEQTPETPDVVPEDQDDQGDQGQQGGEADATEEQNPSAETAAGDQSVDEAVDEAGDESVLDAGWVLPGLTGGGVLLAGALYLGLQRRRRAQFRARRPGRAVAAPPAELAPTGMTISAAGGPVAATVAFMDVALRRLAEHARTHQAEMPPLAAVQLREDLVTLHLSGAVDLPAPWEGSPDRLHWSCSTAAVVEDLGPDHGWAEAPYPMLVTIGVDDRRDAAAVPPVGDSDDRSEHQGGLWLLNCEELGTLEVVGDPIRAGDFARHLAVQLAVNPWSQQVSVDCVGIAQEAEGLGDRIRYYDAGWEGDRAASEVLAEAVSMVDRAIRHDTDVSTGRTGGLDDDVWPARMLVVTAEGNTDSGALHELRRLIATHVGRTGTAIVVTATSPAARASGGDQNASSGTGQTVTTVVEVTSTGRVLLGDQGLDLAAVELTREEAHGCALLYAHSEILDDVAVPVDEEATEGWQALVDQTGALRRELTLARSTPVEDLDEPATSLLAGTDEEYVTAAPVVPEDLEVIAPKVPESVLAKVKAEDPALDADLADWFDPHCPRPKLTLLGPVAVRTHGRPLAKYKALGTEIVAYLALRPRNGATRDELAEAVGWDDPARVRKYIDLVRHWLGEDPETHEHYLPHANKSPAAKSRGVNVYQVTGGLLIDWDLFRRLRARGAHSDLLQALELVTGRPFDHLRQGGWSWLYQGDPHDQYAAHAIADVAFTVVTHCLRGGDLVRARAATEIAILAVPDEQIVQLCQVALTEAEGNNTEAMRILLGDVCNRAEDGEAPLDLPERTQEIIRNHQWIAS from the coding sequence GTGTTGGTGGCGCTTGTGGTGGGCGCGCCCCTGGTCCTGCTCGCGTGGGTCGGGAACCCGTGGCCGGCGGGCGGCTGGTCGGAGGTCCAGCTGCTCACCAACCGCAGCATCCTCGGGGCCCTTGCCGTAGTCGGGTGGCTGGCCTGGGCGCAGATGGCCGCGTGCATCCTGATCGAGCTGGCAGGCGCAGTAGGAGGGAAGGCGCCCCAGCGCGTCAGGTTCGCCTCTGGCGGGCAGCAGCAGTTCGCCCGCGTGCTCGTCACGTCGGTGATTGCCCTAGGCATCGGCGGGGGCATCGGCGCCAGCATCGTGGCACCCTCGCTGGCCGCCACCACCGCGGCCACGCCGCAGCCCGAGACGGCGCCGACGACCAGCCACACAGTCGAGCGCCGCGACGTCGGCCAGGTCGCGCCCGGGCCCACCGTCACCATCGACCGCGACACCACGGTGTGGAAGCTCGCCGAGGTCTACCTCGACGACGGATCGCGGTGGCGTGAACTCCTCGACCTCAACCGCGGCGAGGCCCTCAGCGACGGCACCGTCCTCACCCAGGCCACCCAGACCGTCCCAACCGGCTCTACCCTCCGCCTGTCCGCCGACGCGCACGTCAACGACGCGCCCACCTCGCAGCGCGACCAGAAGGACCACCGGGACCGGCAGGATGGCATTTACACCGTCAATCCGAACGACACCCTGTGGGACATCGCCGAGGCCAAGCTCGACGACCCCGCCCGTTACATGGAGCTCTACGAGGCATCGACCGGCACCCTCCAGCCCGGCGGTGATCACCTCGTCGACCCCGACCACATCGAAGTCGGATGGAAGATCACGATCCCCGGTGGCGGGACGGCACATGACGGCGGAGACCGCGACCACGGCAACCGGGGCGGTCAGGACGAGCACGGCGACCGGGGTGATGACGGGTCCGGCGAGCAGACTCCTGAGACTCCCGACGTCGTGCCCGAGGACCAGGATGACCAAGGGGACCAGGGACAGCAGGGCGGTGAGGCTGACGCCACCGAGGAGCAGAACCCAAGCGCGGAGACGGCGGCGGGGGACCAGAGCGTCGACGAGGCGGTCGACGAGGCAGGCGACGAGAGTGTTCTTGATGCCGGCTGGGTGCTGCCCGGCCTGACCGGTGGGGGAGTGCTTCTCGCCGGTGCGCTCTACCTCGGGCTGCAGCGTCGGCGCCGGGCGCAGTTCCGGGCGCGCCGTCCCGGCCGCGCGGTCGCGGCGCCGCCGGCCGAGCTCGCGCCGACCGGGATGACGATCAGTGCCGCCGGTGGACCCGTCGCAGCGACGGTGGCATTCATGGATGTGGCCCTTCGACGTCTCGCCGAGCATGCCCGCACCCACCAGGCCGAGATGCCGCCCCTAGCGGCGGTGCAGCTCCGTGAGGATCTGGTGACCCTTCACCTCAGCGGCGCGGTTGACCTGCCCGCCCCCTGGGAGGGGAGCCCGGATCGGCTGCACTGGTCGTGCTCGACTGCCGCGGTCGTCGAGGACCTTGGTCCGGACCACGGGTGGGCCGAGGCTCCCTACCCGATGCTCGTCACGATTGGCGTCGACGACCGACGCGACGCGGCCGCGGTGCCGCCGGTCGGTGACAGCGATGACCGCAGTGAGCACCAGGGCGGTTTGTGGTTGCTCAACTGTGAGGAGCTCGGGACGCTCGAGGTTGTGGGCGACCCGATCCGGGCCGGGGACTTCGCGCGGCACCTGGCCGTCCAGCTGGCGGTCAACCCGTGGTCGCAGCAGGTGAGCGTCGATTGCGTGGGCATCGCGCAGGAGGCCGAGGGTCTGGGCGACCGGATTCGCTACTACGACGCCGGGTGGGAGGGCGACCGCGCCGCCTCGGAGGTCCTCGCCGAGGCGGTGTCGATGGTCGACCGTGCCATTAGACACGACACCGACGTCAGCACCGGCCGTACCGGAGGCCTCGACGATGACGTGTGGCCCGCCCGGATGCTCGTGGTCACCGCCGAGGGCAACACCGACAGCGGCGCGCTGCACGAGCTACGGCGCCTGATCGCCACGCACGTCGGGCGCACGGGCACCGCCATCGTGGTCACTGCGACGTCTCCGGCCGCGCGGGCCTCGGGCGGTGACCAGAACGCGTCCTCCGGGACTGGGCAGACGGTGACAACCGTCGTCGAGGTGACCAGTACCGGCCGGGTGCTCCTCGGCGACCAGGGGCTCGACCTGGCGGCGGTCGAACTGACCAGGGAGGAGGCGCATGGCTGTGCGCTGCTCTACGCCCACAGCGAGATCCTCGACGACGTCGCGGTTCCCGTCGACGAGGAAGCCACCGAGGGGTGGCAGGCGCTGGTCGACCAGACCGGCGCGCTGCGGCGCGAGCTCACCTTGGCGCGCAGCACCCCAGTGGAGGACCTCGACGAGCCGGCGACCAGTCTGCTGGCCGGCACGGACGAGGAGTACGTGACGGCCGCGCCGGTGGTCCCTGAGGACCTCGAAGTGATCGCGCCGAAGGTGCCGGAGAGCGTGCTGGCTAAGGTCAAGGCCGAGGACCCGGCCCTGGACGCCGACCTGGCCGACTGGTTCGACCCGCACTGCCCGCGCCCCAAGCTCACCCTGCTCGGCCCGGTCGCGGTCCGTACGCACGGCCGGCCCCTGGCCAAGTACAAGGCGCTGGGCACCGAGATCGTCGCCTACCTCGCGCTCCGGCCCCGGAACGGCGCAACCCGCGACGAGCTGGCCGAAGCCGTGGGATGGGACGACCCCGCCCGCGTCCGCAAGTACATCGACCTCGTCCGGCACTGGCTGGGTGAGGACCCGGAGACCCACGAGCACTACCTGCCCCACGCCAACAAGTCGCCCGCGGCCAAGTCCCGAGGCGTGAACGTTTACCAGGTCACCGGCGGCCTTCTCATCGACTGGGACCTCTTCCGCCGCCTGCGGGCCCGAGGCGCGCACAGCGACCTCCTGCAGGCACTAGAGCTGGTCACCGGCCGGCCCTTCGACCATCTGCGCCAAGGGGGCTGGAGCTGGCTATACCAGGGCGACCCGCACGATCAATACGCCGCCCACGCCATCGCCGACGTCGCCTTCACCGTCGTCACGCACTGCCTGCGCGGAGGGGACCTGGTCCGCGCCCGGGCGGCCACCGAAATCGCCATCCTGGCGGTCCCGGACGAGCAGATCGTGCAGCTGTGCCAAGTGGCACTGACCGAGGCCGAGGGCAACAACACCGAAGCGATGCGCATCCTGCTCGGGGACGTCTGCAACCGCGCCGAGGACGGTGAGGCACCCCTCGACCTCCCCGAGCGCACCCAGGAGATCATCCGAAACCACCAGTGGATAGCCAGTTGA
- a CDS encoding TadE/TadG family type IV pilus assembly protein, which translates to MNTSQLQRGRRTLRPHRGERDGRGAAGVEFLIVAAVLIFLFTTLVQYGIGFHAQRVAEAAAREGAVATARHDGTEGAGSSTAKEYVNDDGKPAVTGSSVSVSRSATEARVTVTVDVVTLAPWLGGSITSTATAPVERFVE; encoded by the coding sequence ATGAACACCAGTCAGCTGCAGCGCGGCCGCCGCACCCTCCGGCCGCACCGGGGCGAGCGAGACGGGCGGGGCGCCGCTGGTGTGGAGTTCCTGATCGTGGCGGCGGTGCTGATCTTCCTTTTCACCACGCTGGTCCAGTACGGCATCGGGTTCCACGCCCAGCGTGTCGCTGAGGCCGCGGCACGCGAGGGCGCGGTCGCCACAGCTCGCCACGACGGAACCGAGGGCGCCGGCAGCAGCACCGCCAAGGAGTACGTCAACGACGATGGCAAGCCGGCGGTCACCGGCTCGAGCGTCTCGGTCAGCCGCTCGGCGACCGAGGCCCGAGTCACCGTCACGGTCGACGTCGTCACCCTGGCGCCGTGGCTGGGGGGCTCGATCACCTCCACCGCGACGGCACCCGTGGAGAGGTTCGTCGAATGA
- a CDS encoding pilus assembly protein TadG-related protein: protein MVARLISASNRCPHWRAREERGAAAVWTMIIATTAFVALMALVGGGGELINERVEAKRAAEQAARAGADELSASAVRSGTDQVDAGEAIVRANSVLHQAGWSGSVNVQGSRVVVTVNDSRSPQFLSLIGVGAIHVNETGSADAISTPDG from the coding sequence ATGGTTGCCCGCCTGATCTCAGCGTCGAACCGGTGCCCTCACTGGCGCGCGCGCGAAGAGCGAGGCGCCGCCGCGGTGTGGACGATGATCATCGCCACCACCGCGTTCGTCGCGCTCATGGCTCTCGTCGGCGGCGGAGGCGAGCTCATCAACGAGCGCGTCGAGGCCAAGCGCGCAGCCGAGCAGGCCGCGAGGGCCGGCGCCGACGAGCTCTCCGCCTCGGCAGTGCGTTCGGGGACTGACCAGGTCGACGCCGGTGAGGCCATCGTCCGAGCCAACAGCGTGCTGCACCAGGCGGGCTGGTCCGGCTCCGTCAACGTCCAGGGCAGCCGCGTCGTCGTCACCGTCAATGACAGCCGCAGCCCGCAGTTCCTCAGCCTCATCGGCGTAGGAGCAATTCATGTCAACGAGACCGGCTCCGCCGACGCCATCTCGACACCAGACGGCTGA
- a CDS encoding type II toxin-antitoxin system Phd/YefM family antitoxin has translation MTTVGLRELRQDASELVRRVEAGEEITISVSGRPSAVLVPVRPTRWRTWREVEDLFRGPADPDWAQDRALVDDELCDPWAGR, from the coding sequence ATGACGACCGTCGGCTTGCGTGAGCTGAGGCAGGACGCGTCCGAACTCGTCCGTCGCGTCGAGGCAGGCGAGGAGATCACGATCTCCGTCTCTGGACGTCCCAGCGCTGTCTTGGTGCCCGTGCGGCCCACCCGCTGGAGGACCTGGCGGGAGGTCGAGGATCTGTTTCGCGGTCCCGCCGACCCAGACTGGGCGCAGGACCGAGCGCTCGTCGACGACGAGCTGTGTGACCCTTGGGCCGGTCGGTGA
- a CDS encoding TadE family protein has translation MTSCATQLPRRLPRRLVALAVVGRHRLRRLAPARDERGSAGLETLVMATAALSIVLVVVAAGRYVDGSAQANDAAYAAARAASLESGMGQGTIAGRQAAEKSLAERGKSCQNLTVSFAGSDFTSGGQVVAEVTCTVTLIDTGSLGKQLGLRPNTQFTERAVVPIETYRSES, from the coding sequence ATGACCAGCTGCGCCACGCAGCTGCCCCGCCGTCTGCCTCGCCGTCTCGTCGCCCTGGCCGTCGTGGGCCGGCACCGGCTGCGCCGGCTCGCACCTGCGCGCGACGAGCGGGGATCGGCGGGCCTTGAGACGCTCGTCATGGCGACCGCCGCACTCAGCATCGTGCTGGTCGTGGTCGCCGCCGGCCGATATGTCGACGGCTCAGCGCAGGCCAACGACGCCGCGTACGCCGCTGCCCGTGCCGCGTCGCTGGAATCCGGGATGGGCCAGGGCACCATCGCGGGCCGTCAGGCCGCAGAGAAGTCGCTTGCCGAGCGCGGCAAGAGCTGCCAGAACCTCACCGTCTCCTTCGCCGGCAGCGACTTCACCTCCGGCGGGCAGGTCGTCGCCGAGGTCACCTGCACTGTCACGCTCATCGACACCGGCTCCCTCGGCAAGCAGCTGGGGCTGCGCCCGAACACTCAGTTCACCGAGCGCGCCGTCGTGCCGATCGAGACCTACCGGAGCGAGTCGTGA
- a CDS encoding type II toxin-antitoxin system VapC family toxin yields MVIDEGASPIPGVLAISAVTLAELHFGVLVAKTTEVRAERLRRLSVLQQRFDALPVDDAVAASYGRLSAAVVDAGRRPRGRVMDLLIAATAHAHGARLYTRNPVDFAGLEELVDVVGV; encoded by the coding sequence GTGGTCATCGACGAGGGCGCATCTCCGATTCCCGGCGTTCTGGCCATCAGTGCGGTGACACTCGCAGAGCTGCACTTCGGCGTCCTGGTTGCCAAGACCACCGAGGTGCGCGCGGAGCGGCTGCGTCGGCTCAGCGTGCTCCAGCAGCGCTTCGACGCCCTGCCGGTCGATGACGCGGTCGCCGCCAGCTACGGCCGTCTGTCGGCGGCCGTCGTCGACGCCGGGCGACGCCCCCGGGGCCGTGTGATGGACCTCCTGATCGCGGCCACTGCCCACGCGCACGGCGCCCGGCTGTACACCCGCAACCCGGTCGACTTCGCCGGCCTCGAGGAGCTCGTCGACGTCGTCGGCGTGTGA